In a single window of the Treponema primitia ZAS-1 genome:
- a CDS encoding DUF503 domain-containing protein — MIVSMIQVIFQIPDVDSIKAKRQIVRSVKDKLQRRFHMSAAEVDLQDSLSFAQIGGALVSNSKVFGETVLQKAFAMIENEVPVRIQDVSIYSEEF, encoded by the coding sequence ATGATTGTTTCTATGATACAGGTGATTTTTCAAATACCCGATGTGGACAGTATCAAGGCGAAGCGGCAGATCGTCCGTTCCGTCAAGGATAAGCTCCAGCGTCGGTTCCACATGAGCGCCGCCGAGGTGGATCTCCAGGATTCCCTGTCCTTTGCCCAAATAGGCGGGGCTCTTGTGTCGAATTCCAAGGTCTTTGGGGAGACGGTGCTCCAAAAGGCCTTTGCGATGATTGAAAACGAAGTGCCGGTCCGTATTCAGGATGTGAGCATCTATTCCGAAGAATTTTAG